One part of the Lycium ferocissimum isolate CSIRO_LF1 chromosome 8, AGI_CSIRO_Lferr_CH_V1, whole genome shotgun sequence genome encodes these proteins:
- the LOC132068421 gene encoding pectinesterase 1-like, giving the protein MAGKNTIFALETIVLTILIFIIPRVFSDDSIPIPADKSQLNSWFDANVKPLDTRKDTLDPALVAAEANKSIIKVRADGSGDFKTLTDAIKSIPEGNKRRVIISIGGGNYTEKVKIERSKPFITLYGDSKNVPNIIFNATAKEYNTVDSATVIVESEYFSAVNINFVNSAPRPDGKRELAQAAALRTGGDKASLYNCKMYGFQDTFCDDSGKHFFKDCYIEGTVDFIFGNGKSLYLNTEMHVIPGDPMAMITAHARAVDNVDSGYSFVHCMITGTGNTAYLGRAWKPFSKVVFSYTDMSDVVHPEGWSDNGKTDYDKSVYYGEYNSKGAGATMNRRAGYVKKLTDAEIKPFISLGYIEGSKWLLPPVAL; this is encoded by the exons atggctggAAAAAACACCATATTTGCTTTGGAAACTATTGTTTTAACCATTCTAATTTTTATCATCCCTCGAGTTTTTTCTGATGATTCAATCCCAATTCCAGCTGATAAATCACAATTAAATAGTTGGTTTGATGCAAATGTTAAGCCATTAGATACAAGAAAAGATACTTTGGACCCTGCCCTTGTAGCTGCTGAGGCTAATAAATCTATCATTAAG GTGAGGGCAGATGGGAGTGGTGATTTCAAGACTCTGACGGATGCCATCAAAAGCATTCCAGAAGGGAATAAAAGAAGAGTTATTATTTCAATTGGAGGAGGAAATTACACAGAAAAAGTCAAAATTGAGAGGTCAAAGCCTTTCATTACATTATATGGAGACTCTAAGAATGTCCCAAATATTATCTTTAATGCAACTGCAAAAGAATATAATACTGTTGACAGTGCCACTGTGATCGTTGAATCAGAATATTTCAGCGCCGTTAATATCAACTTTGTG AATTCTGCACCAAGACCAGATGGGAAAAGGGAATTAGCACAAGCAGCAGCATTGAGGACAGGAGGAGACAAAGCATCATTATATAACTGTAAAATGTATGGATTTCAAGACACCTTTTGTGATGATAGCGGCAAGCATTTCTTCAAAGATTGCTATATTGAAGGCACTGTTGATTTCATCTTTGGCAATGGAAAATCCTTATATCTG aaCACAGAGATGCATGTAATTCCAGGGGATCCAATGGCAATGATCACAGCTCATGCAAGGGCTGTGGACAATGTTGACAGTGgatattcttttgtgcattGTATGATCACTGGAACAGGAAATACAGCATATTTAGGAAGGGCATGGAAGCCTTTCTCCAAAGTTGTTTTCTCATACACTGATATGAGTGATGTTGTTCATCCTGAAGGATGGTCTGATAATGGCAAAACAGATTATGACAA gtCGGTATATTACGGGGAATACAATAGCAAAGGAGCAGGAGCAACTATGAATCGTAGAGCTGGATATGTGAAGAAATTAACTGATGCAGAGATAAAACCTTTTATATCCCTTGGCTATATTGAAGGCTCTAAGTGGCTGCTTCCTCCTGTAGCACTTTAG